One segment of Gemmatimonadota bacterium DNA contains the following:
- a CDS encoding acyl-CoA dehydrogenase family protein, with amino-acid sequence MAATQHQQLQHLQWPFFDARHRELAASLDTWCATHLDQAHGADVDTACLALVRSLGEGGWLRHAVAGQAFGGATETIDTRAVCLLRETLARYSGLADFAFAMQGLGSGAISLAGTEAQRAQYLPRVASGAAVAAFALSEPAAGSDVAALQCAATKDGTAYVLNGEKTWISNGGIADFYVVFARTGEAPGSRGISAFIVDAGLPGFEITERIQVIAPHPLARVTFTNCRVAASQMVGAPGEGFKVAMRTLDVFRTSVAAAAVGFARRALHEGVAHAKQRAMFGGTLAELPLTQAKLADMACTVDSSALLVYRAAWQRDQGQTITREAAIAKLMATEGAQRVIDAAVQLHGGRGVRSGEIVESLYREIRALRIYEGASEVQQLIIGRELLK; translated from the coding sequence ATGGCGGCGACGCAGCATCAGCAGTTGCAACATCTGCAGTGGCCGTTTTTTGATGCGCGACATCGCGAACTCGCGGCGTCGCTCGACACGTGGTGCGCCACACATCTCGATCAGGCGCACGGCGCGGACGTGGATACCGCCTGTCTCGCCCTCGTGCGCTCGCTTGGCGAGGGCGGCTGGTTGCGTCACGCGGTGGCGGGTCAGGCGTTTGGTGGTGCCACCGAGACGATCGACACGAGGGCGGTGTGCCTGCTGCGTGAAACGTTGGCCCGTTACAGCGGGCTCGCGGATTTTGCCTTTGCCATGCAGGGGCTCGGCTCCGGTGCCATCTCGCTGGCAGGCACGGAGGCACAGCGCGCGCAGTATCTCCCCCGCGTGGCGAGCGGCGCCGCCGTGGCGGCATTCGCGCTCTCCGAACCCGCGGCCGGATCGGACGTGGCCGCCCTTCAGTGTGCCGCCACGAAAGATGGAACTGCCTATGTGCTGAATGGCGAGAAGACCTGGATCTCCAATGGCGGCATCGCCGATTTCTACGTGGTGTTTGCGCGCACGGGTGAAGCGCCGGGCTCACGCGGGATCAGTGCGTTTATTGTGGATGCCGGACTTCCCGGATTTGAGATTACGGAACGCATTCAGGTGATCGCCCCGCACCCACTGGCTCGGGTGACGTTCACGAACTGCCGCGTGGCCGCGTCGCAGATGGTCGGCGCGCCGGGGGAAGGATTCAAAGTGGCAATGCGCACGCTCGACGTGTTCCGTACGTCGGTGGCCGCGGCGGCCGTGGGGTTTGCGCGGCGCGCGTTGCACGAAGGCGTTGCGCACGCCAAGCAGCGTGCGATGTTCGGCGGCACGCTCGCTGAGTTACCGCTGACGCAGGCCAAGCTGGCCGACATGGCCTGCACCGTCGACAGCTCGGCGCTCCTCGTGTACCGCGCCGCGTGGCAGCGCGATCAAGGACAGACCATTACGCGCGAAGCCGCCATCGCCAAACTCATGGCCACCGAGGGAGCGCAACGCGTGATTGATGCCGCCGTTCAACTGCACGGTGGCCGCGGTGTGCGGAGCGGTGAAATAGTGGAATCGCTGTACCGTGAAATTCGGGCGTTGCGCATTTACGAAGGCGCGTCAGAGGTGCAACAATTGATCATCGGCCGAGAGCTCCTCAAATGA
- a CDS encoding AMP-binding protein, with protein MNTTAHLDSFARDHLPAPALWPELIFELPELQFPDRLNCAHELLDAWIERGEGDRLCLQGLGVRWSYAELQARANAIAQVLVDDMGLVPGNRVLLRGANSPQLAACWFAVQKAGGIAVATMPLLRAKELCQVLDKAQVTHALCDARLSDELAVAQQQSPTLRQVQFFHSAEPSGLEARASTKSGQFTNIDTASDDCSLIAFTSGTTGQPKGTMHFHRDVLAICRCWPPHVLKPTADDVFIGSPPLAFTFGLGGLLLFPMTVGASSVLLEKASPDTLLAAIPQYRATVLFTAPTSYRVMATQAAQHDLTSLRKCVSAGETLPAATRQLWKDATGIELIDGIGSTELLHIFISHTEAQARPGATGVPVPGYRACVIDEQGNVLPAGKIGRLAVKGPTGCRYLADDRQQHYVLNGWNLTGDAYSVDDDGFFVYQSRTDDMIISGGYNIAGPEVEAALLAHPAVAECAVIGEATEERGQIVKAVVVLRDGFEAGPAMIKTLQDFVKASIAPYKYPRAVEFRTSLPRTETGKLQRFRLRGPDA; from the coding sequence ATGAACACGACCGCGCACCTCGACTCCTTTGCTCGCGACCACTTGCCGGCGCCGGCGCTCTGGCCGGAATTAATCTTTGAACTCCCCGAGTTGCAGTTTCCGGACCGATTGAACTGCGCGCACGAACTGCTCGATGCATGGATCGAGCGCGGCGAGGGAGACAGACTCTGTCTGCAGGGACTCGGCGTCCGTTGGAGTTATGCCGAGTTGCAGGCACGTGCCAATGCCATTGCCCAGGTACTGGTGGACGACATGGGACTCGTCCCCGGCAACCGTGTGTTGTTGCGCGGCGCCAACTCGCCGCAGCTCGCCGCGTGCTGGTTTGCGGTACAGAAAGCGGGCGGCATTGCGGTGGCCACAATGCCGCTGCTCCGCGCCAAGGAACTGTGTCAGGTGCTCGACAAAGCGCAGGTCACGCACGCGCTATGCGACGCACGGCTCAGCGACGAACTCGCGGTGGCGCAGCAGCAGTCGCCGACGCTCCGGCAGGTGCAGTTTTTTCACAGCGCCGAGCCAAGCGGCCTCGAGGCACGTGCGAGCACAAAGAGTGGTCAGTTCACCAACATCGATACCGCGTCCGATGACTGCTCGCTGATTGCCTTTACGTCTGGTACCACCGGTCAGCCGAAGGGCACGATGCATTTTCATCGTGACGTACTCGCCATCTGCCGTTGCTGGCCACCGCACGTGCTCAAGCCCACGGCGGACGACGTGTTCATTGGCAGTCCGCCTCTCGCTTTCACCTTTGGACTTGGCGGGCTGCTGCTTTTCCCAATGACCGTGGGCGCCTCCTCCGTGCTGCTCGAGAAGGCCTCACCCGACACGCTGCTCGCGGCCATTCCGCAGTATCGGGCCACCGTGCTCTTTACCGCACCCACCTCGTACCGCGTGATGGCTACGCAAGCCGCACAACACGACCTGACCAGTCTGCGGAAGTGCGTGAGCGCCGGCGAAACACTGCCGGCGGCCACCCGACAACTCTGGAAAGACGCCACGGGCATTGAGCTGATTGACGGCATTGGCTCCACGGAGTTGTTGCACATTTTTATTTCTCATACCGAGGCGCAGGCGCGCCCGGGTGCGACCGGCGTGCCGGTGCCAGGATATCGCGCGTGCGTCATCGACGAACAGGGCAACGTTCTCCCCGCCGGAAAAATTGGGCGACTGGCCGTCAAAGGTCCCACCGGCTGCCGCTACCTGGCCGACGATCGGCAGCAACACTACGTGCTCAACGGGTGGAACCTCACGGGCGACGCGTACTCTGTGGATGACGACGGCTTTTTTGTTTACCAGTCCCGCACCGACGATATGATCATCTCGGGCGGCTATAACATTGCCGGACCCGAGGTGGAGGCGGCGCTGTTAGCGCATCCCGCGGTCGCCGAATGTGCGGTGATCGGCGAGGCCACCGAGGAACGCGGGCAGATTGTGAAGGCCGTGGTGGTGCTGCGCGACGGGTTCGAGGCGGGGCCCGCCATGATCAAGACGTTGCAGGATTTTGTGAAAGCCAGCATTGCGCCGTACAAATACCCGCGCGCGGTTGAGTTCCGCACCAGCCTCCCGCGTACCGAAACGGGCAAGTTGCAACGCTTTCGTTTGCGCGGTCCCGACGCATGA